One window of Bifidobacterium pseudocatenulatum DSM 20438 = JCM 1200 = LMG 10505 genomic DNA carries:
- the tuf gene encoding elongation factor Tu has product MAKEKYERTKPHVNIGTIGHVDHGKTTLTAAISKVLHEEYPDINPAYDFNQIDAAPEEQQRGITINIAHIEYQTAERHYAHVDCPGHADFVKNMITGAAQMDGAILVVAATDGPMAQTREHVLLARQVGVPRILVALNKCDMVDDEELIELVEEEVRDLLDENGFDRDCPVIHTSAYGALHDDAPDHEKWVESVKELMKAVDEYIPTPTHDLDKPFLMPIEDVFTISGRGTVVTGRVERGKLPVNSNVEIVGIRPTQTTTVTSIETFHKQMDECEAGDNTGLLLRGINRDQVERGQVLAAPGSVTPHTKFEGEVYVLTKDEGGRHSPFFSNYRPQFYFRTTDVTGVITLPEGVEMVQPGDHATFGVELIQPIAMEEGLTFAVREGGHTVGSGRVTKIIE; this is encoded by the coding sequence ATGGCAAAGGAAAAGTACGAGCGTACTAAGCCGCACGTTAACATTGGTACCATCGGCCACGTCGATCACGGTAAGACTACCCTGACCGCAGCCATCTCCAAGGTCCTGCACGAAGAGTACCCGGACATCAACCCGGCTTACGACTTCAACCAGATCGACGCCGCTCCGGAAGAGCAGCAGCGTGGTATCACCATCAACATCGCCCACATCGAGTACCAGACCGCTGAGCGTCACTACGCTCACGTCGACTGCCCGGGCCACGCCGACTTCGTGAAGAACATGATCACTGGCGCTGCCCAGATGGATGGCGCTATCCTCGTTGTGGCCGCCACCGACGGCCCGATGGCTCAGACCCGCGAGCACGTGCTGCTCGCTCGTCAGGTGGGCGTGCCGCGTATCCTCGTCGCTCTGAACAAGTGCGATATGGTCGACGACGAAGAGCTCATCGAGCTTGTTGAGGAAGAGGTCCGTGACCTCCTCGACGAAAACGGCTTCGATCGCGATTGCCCGGTCATCCACACCTCCGCTTACGGCGCGCTGCACGACGACGCTCCGGATCACGAGAAGTGGGTTGAGTCCGTCAAGGAACTCATGAAGGCTGTCGACGAGTACATCCCGACCCCGACTCACGATCTGGACAAGCCGTTCCTGATGCCGATCGAAGATGTCTTCACCATCTCCGGCCGTGGCACCGTGGTTACCGGCCGTGTCGAGCGTGGTAAGCTCCCGGTCAACTCCAACGTCGAGATCGTTGGTATCCGTCCGACCCAGACCACCACCGTCACCTCCATCGAGACCTTCCACAAGCAGATGGATGAGTGCGAGGCTGGCGACAACACCGGTCTGCTGCTCCGCGGCATCAACCGTGACCAGGTCGAGCGTGGCCAGGTTCTGGCTGCTCCGGGCTCCGTGACCCCGCACACCAAGTTCGAGGGCGAAGTCTACGTGCTGACCAAGGACGAAGGCGGCCGTCACTCGCCGTTCTTCTCCAACTACCGTCCGCAGTTCTACTTCCGTACCACCGACGTCACCGGCGTTATCACCCTGCCGGAAGGCGTTGAGATGGTGCAGCCGGGCGATCACGCTACCTTCGGCGTTGAGCTGATCCAGCCGATCGCTATGGAGGAGGGCCTGACCTTCGCAGTGCGCGAAGGCGGCCACACCGTCGGCTCGGGCCGTGTCACCAAGATCATCGAGTAG
- the efp gene encoding elongation factor P, translated as MAQTTNDIKNGSVLNLDGQLWAVIKFQHVKPGKGPAFVRTTIKNVLSGKIVDKTFNAGMKMEFETVDNRNLQYSYEDGDNFVFMDMTTYDQIYIPKTLVGDQAKFLLEGTDCVVSFHDGTPLSVELPASVILTVTHTEPGLQGNRSNAGTKPATVETGAEIQVPLFIGEGEKVKVNTTDGSYLGREN; from the coding sequence TTGGCACAGACTACCAATGACATCAAGAACGGTTCCGTCCTGAACCTCGATGGCCAGCTGTGGGCCGTCATCAAGTTCCAGCACGTCAAGCCGGGCAAGGGCCCCGCTTTCGTGCGCACCACCATCAAGAACGTCCTCTCGGGCAAGATCGTTGACAAGACCTTCAATGCCGGCATGAAGATGGAATTCGAAACCGTCGACAACCGCAACCTCCAGTACTCCTACGAGGACGGCGACAACTTCGTGTTCATGGATATGACCACCTACGATCAGATCTACATTCCGAAGACTCTCGTCGGCGATCAGGCCAAGTTCCTGCTGGAAGGAACCGACTGCGTCGTGTCCTTCCACGACGGCACCCCGCTGTCCGTCGAACTGCCGGCTTCCGTGATCCTGACCGTTACCCATACCGAACCGGGTCTGCAGGGCAACCGTTCCAACGCCGGTACCAAGCCGGCCACCGTTGAGACCGGTGCCGAGATTCAGGTTCCGCTGTTCATCGGCGAAGGTGAGAAGGTCAAGGTGAACACCACCGACGGCTCCTACCTCGGCCGCGAGAACTGA
- the carA gene encoding glutamine-hydrolyzing carbamoyl-phosphate synthase small subunit, protein MFDPQDAVLVLEDGQVYVGEPYGAIGTTSGEIVFATGMTGYQETLTDPSYDRQIVVQTFPHIGDTGINGEDPESSRIWVAGYVVRDPSPNVSNWRATGSLDDDLESNHIVGISRIDTRKLVRHLRSAGVMRAGIFSGDALLDANGKLRTIESMLDEVKSTPQMKGMSLYDEVSTKEAYTIEPCGEFEGKEPLFTVAAVDLGIKAMTPHRMAERGCRVHVVPSTITFDELEALNPDGVFFSNGPGDPEQADPEVNLLRQVLDAGHPFFGICFGNQLLGRALGFGTYKLKFGHRGINQPVKDMTTGKIEITAHNHGFAVDAPIGETVDAPFENGKYGKVFVSHIDLNDNVVEGLQCVDIPAFSVQYHPEAAAGPHDAAYLFDRFVDLMRSAKEGTHNA, encoded by the coding sequence ATGTTTGACCCTCAAGATGCCGTTCTCGTTCTCGAAGACGGGCAGGTGTATGTGGGTGAACCTTACGGCGCGATCGGCACGACCAGCGGGGAGATCGTTTTCGCAACCGGTATGACCGGATATCAGGAAACGCTTACGGACCCCAGCTACGATCGTCAGATCGTGGTGCAGACGTTCCCACACATTGGGGACACGGGAATCAATGGGGAGGATCCAGAATCCTCACGAATCTGGGTTGCCGGTTATGTTGTGCGCGATCCCAGCCCGAATGTGAGCAATTGGCGTGCCACCGGCAGCCTCGATGACGATTTGGAATCCAATCACATCGTTGGCATCAGCCGAATCGACACTCGCAAGCTTGTACGCCACCTGCGTTCCGCAGGCGTGATGCGTGCAGGTATTTTCTCCGGTGATGCTCTGCTTGACGCCAATGGCAAGCTGCGTACCATCGAGTCCATGCTTGACGAGGTCAAGTCCACTCCGCAGATGAAGGGGATGAGCCTCTACGACGAAGTCAGCACCAAAGAAGCCTATACCATCGAGCCGTGTGGTGAATTCGAAGGCAAGGAACCGCTGTTCACCGTCGCCGCGGTCGATCTCGGCATCAAGGCCATGACTCCGCATCGTATGGCCGAGCGTGGCTGCCGTGTACATGTGGTGCCATCCACCATCACGTTCGATGAGCTTGAAGCCCTCAATCCTGACGGTGTCTTCTTCTCCAACGGTCCGGGAGATCCGGAACAGGCTGATCCTGAAGTGAACCTGCTTCGCCAGGTACTTGACGCAGGTCATCCGTTCTTCGGCATCTGCTTCGGTAACCAGCTGCTCGGCCGTGCGCTCGGCTTCGGCACATATAAGCTGAAGTTCGGTCACCGCGGCATCAATCAGCCGGTCAAAGACATGACCACCGGCAAAATCGAAATCACCGCGCACAACCACGGCTTTGCTGTTGACGCGCCGATCGGCGAAACCGTTGACGCGCCGTTTGAAAACGGCAAGTACGGCAAGGTGTTCGTCAGCCACATCGATCTGAATGACAACGTGGTTGAAGGCCTGCAGTGCGTTGATATTCCGGCATTCTCCGTGCAATACCATCCGGAGGCCGCAGCCGGCCCGCACGATGCCGCATACCTGTTCGATCGTTTCGTGGATCTCATGCGTTCCGCCAAGGAGGGAACCCACAATGCCTAA
- the carB gene encoding carbamoyl-phosphate synthase large subunit: protein MPKRTDIKSVMVIGSGPIVIGQAAEFDYSGTQACRVLREEGIRVILVNSNPATIMTDPEMADATYIEPISTPILEQIIAKERPDALLPTLGGQTALNAAMALGEAGVLKKYNVELIGASLEAIDRGEDRELFKKVVEEAGAESARSDIAHSIEEVDKIAEKFGYPLVVRPSFTMGGLGSGIAHDEEELHRIAGAGIHYSPTDEVLIEEGIEGWKEYELELMRDKKDNVVVVCPIENVDPVGVHTGDSITVAPVFTLTDREYQKLRDIGIAIIRGVGVDTGGCNIQFAINPNTGRIIVIEMNPRVSRSSALASKATGFPIAKIATKLALGYTLDEIQNDITQSTPASFEPTIDYVVTKVPRFAFEKFPGADPTLTTSMKSVGEAMALAGNFQESLGKAMRSIDKRHMGFNWDGDKPDVQEVEQLLEAIKVPTEHRYLQIQRALWGGATEQQIFDATKIDPWFIRQFVLINETALEIKEASKLSRKLLKKAKLAGLSDLQIAHLRHLGDEGENTIRELRWSYDLRPVFKTVDTCAAEFDAVTPYYYSCYADESELRPREREAVIILGSGPNRIGQGIEFDYTCVHAVQELGKDYDTIMVNCNPETVSTDYDMSDRLYFEPLTFEDVLEIYEAEKKMGPVKGVIVQLGGQTPLSLAARLKAAGVPILGTTPESIDLAENRELFGEVLKKAEMNAPRYGTALSLDEAREAAHNIGYPVLVRPSYVLGGRGMEIVYDDAQLCKYVDRALKEAQADTVVSGRLPSPLLIDKFLQDAVEIDVDALFDGEELYIGGIMEHVEEAGVHSGDAACTLPPSTLSDDQIRRLREGTYAIAKGCGVQGLINVQYAFMANTLYVIEANPRASRTVPFASKATGVALAKAAARIMAGETIQQQRDNGLLLPHGDGGDIRRGQQVAVKESVLPFKRFRTPLGKTVDVLLGPEMRSTGEVMGFDRDFPHAFAKSQLAAYDGGLPTSGNVFISVNDTDKRQLPLFAARLVELGFNIWATEGTASVLRRYGIESKIVDKISVRMDSNPDDPITTYHAEGSVGKNVVQLIEEGAIDLILNTPNSRGSRSDGYAIRSAAIAADLPQFTTMTEFSAVLMAIEAVRNNDYQIMSIQDHSQQLFELESRE, encoded by the coding sequence ATGCCTAAGCGCACAGACATCAAGTCCGTGATGGTCATCGGCTCCGGTCCGATTGTGATCGGCCAGGCCGCAGAATTCGATTACTCGGGCACTCAGGCCTGCCGCGTGTTGCGTGAGGAAGGCATCCGAGTCATTCTCGTCAACTCCAACCCGGCCACCATCATGACCGATCCGGAAATGGCGGATGCCACCTACATCGAGCCGATTTCCACGCCGATTCTCGAGCAGATCATCGCCAAGGAACGTCCTGACGCGCTGCTGCCGACCTTGGGTGGCCAGACCGCGCTGAACGCGGCCATGGCGTTGGGTGAGGCCGGTGTGCTCAAGAAGTACAACGTCGAGCTGATCGGTGCTTCTCTGGAAGCCATCGATCGCGGCGAGGATCGTGAGCTCTTCAAAAAGGTCGTTGAGGAAGCTGGTGCAGAATCCGCACGTTCCGACATCGCACACTCCATTGAAGAAGTCGACAAGATCGCCGAAAAGTTCGGTTATCCGCTGGTCGTGCGCCCAAGCTTCACCATGGGTGGCCTTGGTTCCGGCATCGCGCACGACGAAGAGGAACTGCACCGCATCGCAGGCGCAGGCATCCATTATTCTCCGACCGACGAGGTGCTGATCGAAGAAGGCATCGAAGGCTGGAAGGAATACGAACTCGAGCTGATGCGCGACAAGAAAGACAATGTCGTGGTCGTCTGCCCGATTGAGAACGTGGATCCTGTCGGCGTGCACACCGGCGATTCCATTACCGTGGCGCCTGTGTTCACTCTGACCGATCGCGAGTATCAGAAGCTTCGTGACATCGGCATCGCCATCATTCGTGGCGTGGGCGTCGATACCGGCGGCTGCAACATCCAGTTCGCCATCAACCCGAACACCGGACGCATCATCGTCATCGAAATGAACCCGCGTGTGTCCCGTTCCTCCGCTCTGGCATCCAAGGCGACCGGCTTCCCGATTGCGAAGATCGCCACCAAGCTGGCTCTTGGCTACACGCTCGACGAAATCCAGAACGATATCACGCAGTCCACTCCGGCCAGCTTCGAGCCGACCATCGACTACGTGGTCACCAAGGTCCCGCGTTTCGCCTTCGAAAAGTTCCCGGGTGCCGATCCGACGCTGACCACTTCCATGAAGTCCGTGGGCGAGGCCATGGCTCTGGCAGGCAACTTCCAGGAATCCCTCGGCAAGGCCATGCGTTCCATCGACAAGCGTCATATGGGCTTCAACTGGGACGGCGACAAGCCTGACGTACAGGAAGTCGAGCAGCTGTTGGAAGCCATCAAGGTGCCGACCGAGCATCGTTATCTGCAGATCCAGCGCGCCCTGTGGGGAGGCGCCACCGAACAGCAGATCTTCGATGCCACCAAGATCGACCCGTGGTTCATCCGCCAGTTTGTACTCATCAACGAGACCGCCCTTGAAATCAAGGAAGCGAGCAAGCTGAGCCGCAAGCTGCTAAAGAAGGCGAAGCTGGCAGGTCTTTCCGACCTTCAGATCGCACACCTGCGCCACTTGGGCGACGAAGGCGAAAACACGATCCGCGAACTGCGTTGGTCGTATGATCTTCGTCCGGTTTTCAAGACGGTCGATACCTGCGCTGCCGAATTCGACGCGGTCACGCCGTACTATTACTCCTGCTATGCGGACGAAAGTGAACTGCGTCCGCGTGAGCGTGAAGCCGTGATCATTCTCGGCTCCGGTCCGAACCGTATCGGCCAGGGCATCGAGTTCGACTACACCTGCGTACATGCCGTGCAGGAGCTGGGCAAGGACTATGACACCATCATGGTCAACTGCAACCCGGAAACCGTGTCCACCGATTACGACATGTCCGATCGTTTGTACTTCGAGCCGCTTACCTTCGAAGACGTACTCGAAATCTACGAGGCCGAAAAGAAGATGGGTCCGGTCAAGGGCGTTATCGTTCAGCTCGGTGGCCAGACCCCGCTGTCTCTGGCGGCTCGTCTGAAGGCTGCCGGTGTTCCGATTCTCGGTACCACGCCTGAATCCATCGATCTGGCTGAAAACCGTGAGCTCTTCGGCGAAGTGCTGAAGAAGGCCGAGATGAACGCGCCTCGCTATGGCACCGCTCTGAGCCTTGACGAAGCCCGTGAGGCGGCTCATAACATCGGTTATCCGGTGCTGGTGCGCCCGAGCTACGTGCTTGGCGGTCGCGGCATGGAAATCGTGTACGATGACGCCCAGCTGTGCAAGTATGTGGATCGCGCATTGAAGGAAGCTCAGGCCGATACCGTGGTTTCTGGCCGTCTGCCTTCTCCGTTGCTGATCGACAAGTTCCTGCAGGATGCCGTGGAAATCGACGTCGACGCCTTGTTCGATGGCGAAGAGCTGTATATCGGCGGCATTATGGAACATGTTGAGGAAGCTGGCGTTCATTCCGGTGACGCCGCATGCACTCTGCCTCCGAGCACCCTTTCCGATGACCAGATCCGCCGTCTGCGCGAAGGCACCTATGCCATCGCCAAGGGCTGTGGCGTGCAAGGCCTGATCAACGTGCAGTACGCCTTCATGGCCAACACCCTGTACGTTATCGAGGCGAACCCGCGTGCCTCCCGTACCGTGCCGTTCGCATCCAAGGCGACCGGTGTGGCACTGGCCAAGGCCGCGGCCCGCATTATGGCCGGCGAAACCATCCAGCAGCAGCGCGATAACGGCTTGCTGCTGCCTCATGGAGACGGTGGTGACATTCGCCGCGGCCAGCAGGTTGCCGTCAAGGAATCCGTGCTTCCGTTCAAGCGCTTCCGTACGCCGCTCGGCAAGACCGTAGACGTGCTGCTCGGACCGGAAATGCGTTCCACCGGCGAAGTCATGGGCTTCGACCGTGACTTCCCGCATGCGTTCGCCAAGAGCCAGCTGGCCGCCTACGATGGCGGTCTGCCGACCAGCGGCAACGTGTTCATTTCCGTGAACGATACCGACAAGCGTCAGCTGCCGTTGTTCGCTGCGCGACTGGTGGAGCTTGGATTCAACATCTGGGCCACCGAAGGCACCGCATCCGTGCTTCGTCGTTACGGCATCGAGTCCAAGATCGTCGACAAGATCAGCGTGCGTATGGATTCCAATCCGGACGATCCGATCACCACCTACCATGCGGAGGGCAGCGTCGGCAAGAACGTCGTTCAGCTGATCGAAGAGGGTGCCATTGATCTGATTCTCAACACGCCGAATTCTCGTGGCTCCCGTTCCGACGGTTACGCCATCCGTTCGGCCGCTATTGCCGCGGATTTGCCTCAGTTCACCACCATGACGGAATTCTCCGCCGTATTGATGGCCATCGAGGCCGTGCGTAATAATGATTATCAGATCATGAGCATTCAGGATCATTCCCAGCAGCTATTCGAGTTGGAAAGCCGTGAGTAA